From one Humulus lupulus chromosome 8, drHumLupu1.1, whole genome shotgun sequence genomic stretch:
- the LOC133798760 gene encoding probable NADH dehydrogenase [ubiquinone] 1 alpha subcomplex subunit 12, translating to MASVVKSVFRSIKERGVGNFLRELREEGYLKALLDGNLMQTKIHNIGATLVGVDKVGNKYYENLNTQYGRHRWVEYAEKGRYNASQVPPEWHGWLHYITDHTGDELLMLKPKRYGIEHKENFSGEGDEFIYHSKGHALNPGQRDWTRYQPWQPTK from the exons atggcaTCGGTGGTGAAGAGCGTATTCAGGTCGATCAAGGAGAGAGGCGTCGGCAACTTCCTCAGGGAGCTCAGAGAAGAAGGCTACTT GAAAGCCCTTCTCGATGGGAACCTAAT GCAAACAAAAATCCACAATATTGGGGCAACGCTTGTGGGTGTTGATAAAGTTGGCAACAAGTATTATGAGAATCTTAACACACAATATG GTAGACACAGGTGGGTGGAATACGCAGAGAAGGGTCGCTACAATGCTTCTCAAGTCCCACCAGAATGGCATGGTTGGCTACACTACATAACTGACCATACTGGTGATGAG CTTCTGATGTTAAAACCAAAAAGATATGGGATTGAGCACAAGGAAAATTTCTCTGGAGAAGGTGATGAGTTTATTTACCATTCCAAAGGACATGCCCTCAATCCAGGACAGAGAGACTGGACAAGGTACCAGCCTTGGCAACCGACCAAGTAA